The window AATGCCCCACAAGGCGACACTGTTACACTGGGCTTCAACGTTCCCCAGTCCGGTCCCTACGCGGATGAGGGCGCAGACGAGCTGCGCGCATTCGAACTGGCCGTTGAGCACCTGAACGGTGAAGGCGACGGCGGCATGCTGCAAACCTTCAGCTCCAAAGTGCTGGACGGTACAGGCATCATGGGCAAAAAGGTCCAGTTCGTAACAGGCGACACACAGACCAAGTCTGACGCCGCACGCGCTTCTGCCAAGTCGATGATCGAAAAAGACGGTGCCGTGATGATTTCCGGTGGCTCTTCCTCCGGTGTGGCTGTTGCTGTTCAGGCTCTGTGCCAGGAAGCCGGCATCATCTTTATGGCAGGTCTGACGCACGCCAACGACACAACGGGTAAAGACAAGCGGGCCAACGGCTTCCGCCACTTCTTTAACTCCTACATGTCCGGTGCGGCGCTCGCGCCTATCCTTGTCAACGAATATGGCGCGGATCGTAAAGCATACCACCTGACCGCCGACTACAACTGGGGTTATACCACAGAAGAAGCCGTGCGTTCCTCCACCGAGGCATTGGGCTGGGAAACCGTCAACGCTGTGAAAACACCGCTGACACAGACAGACTTCTCTGCCTACATCGCACCTGTTCTGCAGTCCGGCGCCGATGTTCTGGTTCTGAACCACTATGGCGGCAACATGGTCAACTCCCTGACCAACGCTGTTCAGTTCGGCCTGCGCGACAAGATGGTCAACGGCAAGAAGTTCGAAATCGTTGTGCCGCTCTACTCCGAGCTGATGGCCCGCGGTGCTGGTGCCAACATCAAAGGTATCGTCGGTTCGCAGAACTGGGACTGGTCGCTCGAAGACAAGCTGGGCGCGCGCTATGCAGGTACAAACGCCTTTGTTAAGTCGTTTGGTACAAAATACGGCTTCCCACCATCACAGGCGGCGCACACATGCTACGTGCAGACCCTGTTGTATGCGGATGCGGTTACACGCGGTAAATCCTTCAACCCATGCTCAGTCGCCGAAGCGCTTGCAGGGTTTGAATTTGACGGTTTGGGCAACGGCCCGACACTGTACCGTGCCGACGATCACCAGTGCTTCAAAGACGTTCTGGTCGTGAAGGGTAAAGAGAACCCGGATAACCAGTACGATCTGGTTGAAATCGTTGAAGTAACACCAACTGAGCAGGTTACATACGCGCCTGACCACCCACAGTTTGCTGGTGGCTCGCTCGGAACATGCAACCCGGGCGCATAATCGCCTGATTGCCGTGCAGGGCGGGCCACACGCCCGCCCTGCACCACCACACAGTTTCTAATTAACAGCCCGCAAATCCGCCAAACGCCCTTGGGCGCGCAGCATTCGTGACAGATGGGACGGACCATGGACGCAATTCTCCTTCAAATTCTCAACGGCCTAGACAAAGGATCCGCCTACGCGCTGATTGCTTTGGGCCTGACGTTGATTTTCGGCACGCTCGGGGTGGTCAACTTTGCCCACGGCGCGCTGTTCATGATCGGTGCTTTCTGCGCCGTGACCTTTACCAATCTGCTGACGCTGAGCCACATCGTTATTGATGAGACTCGCACGGACTTTCTGGGCAATCCGATGAAGGTCGAAGTACCTTATCTGTATGACCTGTTCGGGCAAGAAACAGGGGACGCGCTGATTGACTGGGCGGTGCCGCTGTCAATCCTCTTCGCCATTCCCGTGATGATCGCCATCGGCTTCATCATGGAGCGCGGGCTGATCAAACATTTCTACAAACGCCCCCACGCGGACCAGATCCTTGTGACCTTCGGTCTGGCCATCGTGATGGCAGAAATCATCAAGTACTACTACGGTGCCAACCCGATCCCGACACCCGCACCTGCGGCCTTCGCCGGATCGTTCGATTTTGGCGCGCTTCTGGGGTTTGATCCGAACACGATCATCTATCCTTACTGGCGCCTGATCTACTTCGGCTTTGCCGCCCTTGTGATCGGTGCTGTGTTCGCCTTCTTGCAATTCACGACCTTCGGAATGGTTGTCCGCGCCGGTATGGCCGACCGCGAAACCGTAGGTTTGCTGGGCATCAACATCGACAAACGCTTTACCATCATGTTCGGCATCGCTGCCGCGGTGGCAGGGCTTGCCGGTGTTATGTACGCGCCCATCAACTCACCTAACTATAACATGGGCATGGACTTTCTGGTGCTCAGCTTTGTTGTGGTGGTTGTCGGGGGCATGGGCTCTTTGCCCGGTGCGGTGCTCGCGGGTTTCCTGCTGGGTATCCTTGAGAGCTTTGCTTCGATGTCTGTGGTGCTGGATCTTATTCCGGGCATCAACCAGATCATCATCTATCTTGTTGCGATCATCATTTTGCTGACGCGTCCCCGTGGCCTGATGGGCCGCAAAGGCGTGATGGAGGACTAAACCATGCTCGGACTGACAAAACGCGATGCGGGGCTGCTGGTGATTGTTGCCATCCTCTGCCTCTTTGCTCCCTTCCTTCTAAACCCCTTCCCTGAAGGGTCTGCCATGGCGCAGTTCAACGCGGGCTATCCCGATTTGATGCAACGTCTGGTGATCTTTGGCATCTTTGCCATCGGATTTAACATTCTGTTCGGCCTGACAGGCTACCTCAGCTTTGGCCACGCGGCCTTTCTGGGTGTCGGTTCCTACGCCGCGATCTGGATGATGAAGCTGCTGACGATGAACATCATTCCGGCGATCTTCATCTCGGTTCTGGTGGCGGGCCTGTTCTCTCTGCTGGTTGGGTGGATTTCACTGCGCCGCTCGGGCATCTACTTCTCCATCCTGACGCTTGCCTTTGCTCAGATGTCTTATGCGCTGGCCTATTCGGTTCTGACACCGATCACCGGTGGTGAAACCGGCCTTCAGCCGAAGTTCTCTGACCCTCGCATCCTTGACGCGGTTCCTGCCGACGGCCGGACACCACAAGCCAATCTCTTCGGGCTTGATATGAAAGCCACCACCGAGTGGAACGTAGGCGACTGGGTATTCACCTTCAACGCAGGGTATTATGTGGCCGCGCTGATCATGTTGATCGCCTTCTATCTGTCGATCCGCATCTTCCGCTCTCCCTTTGGCATGATGCTGCGGGCTGTAAAGTCCAACCAGCAGCGGATGAACTACACCGGCCTGAACTCCAAGCCCTACACGCTTGCGGCCTTTGTGATCTCTGGCATGTATGCCGGTCTGGCGGGTGGCCTTCTGGTTGCTATGGACACGCAGGTTGGTGCAGAGCGCATGTTCTGGACTGCTTCCGGTGAGGTGGTGCTGATGACCATCCTTGGCGGTGCGGGTACGCTGATCGGTCCGGTCCTGGGTGCTGGTTTCATCAAATACATGGAAAACATCGTCTCCAAGATCAACAAAACTGTTCTGGAACAGTGGTTTGCCTTCCTTCCCGACGGGATCGAAGACCTGCTGATCACGCTGGTCTACCCTTTCGTGGGCAAGGGCTGGCACCTGACGCTGGGTCTGCTGTTCATGCTGGTTGTGATCTTCCTGCCCGGTGGTCTGGTCGAAGGTGGTCAGCGTATCGGCAAGCTATTTGGCCGCAAGAAAGCTGATCCGAACTCGCCTGACGGCAAAACCACACCTGCTGAATAAGGAGCGCATGACATGGGTATTCTCGAAGTCAAAAACGTCAACAAGCGCTTCGGCGGACTGCAAGCGCTGGGGAACGTGAACCTTAGCATTGCAGAAAACACCGTCCACGCGATCATCGGCCCCAACGGGGCTGGTAAATCCACCCTCCTGAACTGTCTGGTGGGCAAACTGATCCCGGACACCGGTTCTGTCATGTTCGACGGCCAATCGGTGCTGGGGCGCAAGCCCTACGAAATCAACCAGATGGGCATCTCTCGTGTGTTCCAGACGCCTGAAATCTTTGGCGACCTGAACGTGATGGAAAACATGTTGATCCCCTGCTTTGCCAAACGGGATGGCGCGTTCAGCATGCATGCCCTCGGCAGCATCGATTCCGAACAGGACGTGGTCGAAAAAGCCAAGAAGATGCTTGAAGACATGAACCTCTATGACAAACGCGACATGCATGCATCGTCCATGTCACGCGGTGACAAGCGCCGTCTTGAGATCGCGATGTGTCTAAGCCAGGAACCGCGCCTGCTGCTGCTGGATGAACCCACAGCCGGTATGGCCCGTGCCGACACCAACAACACCATCGACCTGCTCAAGCAGATCAAGGAAGAGCGCGACATCACCATCGCCATCATCGAGCATGACATGCATGTGGTGTTCTCCTTGGCCGAGCGGATCACAGTTCTGGCACAAGGCACGCCTCTGGTTGAAGACACGCCCGACAACATCAAGGGCCATCCAAAAGTGAAAGAAGCCTATCTCGGGGAGACGCAGGAAGTTTAAGCCACCTGCCCTGCCCGTATCCAAAGGACACATGACATGACCACTCAAACAACAAATATGAACGCCAACCACGCCGCTTCGGCACCCGCCTTTTTGTCGGTCTGGGATATCCACGCTTCCTACGGCGAAAGCTATATCGTCCAAGGCGTCAGCTTTAACGTGCATGAAGGCGAAATTCTTGCGCTTCTGGGCCGCAATGGCGCGGGCAAAACATCAACACTGCGTACGATTGCGCAGATTGGTGATCCGCAGTTGACCCATGGCGAAGTCTGGTTGGATCACCAACCGCTGCACAAGATGAAAAGCTATGAAGCATCGGCCGCCGGTCTGGCGCTGGTGCCCGAAGATCGCCGCATCATCGCGGGGCTGACCGTTGAGGAAAACCTCAAGCTGGCGCAAATCGCACCACCCGTTGGATGGTCATTGGAGCGCGTCTATGAGCTTTTTCCCCGCTTGGGTGAGCGTAAAAAGCAGGAAGGGACTACCCTTTCCGGCGGCGAGCAGCAAATGCTTGCCATCGCGCGTGCCCTTTGCCGCGACATCAAAGTGCTGCTGCTGGACGAACCCTACGAAGGTCTGGCCCCTGTTATCGTGGATGAAATCGAAAAGACGCTGTCGATCATCAAAGCGCAGGGCATCACAACCATTCTGGTAGAGCAGAACGCGGTGCGCGCCCTGAAGCTGGCCGACCGTGCTGTGATCCTCGATACCGGCGGAGTGGTGTTTGACGGCACCGCACAAGAGGTCCTCGAGAACGAAGCGCTGCGCGCAGAATACCTCGCGATCTAAAACAGATTGCCAAGTTCAGTTTGAACCTGAATTGGAATGAACCCGCTTTGGCGGGTTTTTTCTTGCCTGCCCGTTTGTGTGGCTCAAATATGGCACTGTCTCCGTTCAGTTGGCGTTCAAGGCCCCCCTGCTGTATCGGCCACAATGGGTTGGCGTGCAGAACAACGATTCGGAACTGCCGCCTACTGGAACAGACTGTTTTGTAGGCGAATTTCACGCATGCGGCTTGCTAGTCTTGGCCAGAGAGAGCCTTTGTTCGCGATGGTGAAACAAAGGCCGAATTATCTATGCCCCTGAAAGAATAAGGCGTAAATAAGGCACAGAAAATTCAGGGACATATACATGCCAATCTATTTCAGCGAAGACTCCAACAGATTTGAAGGCGAAAACCTTTATGGCGAAACGCTTGCGCGTTTTGACTTTTCCGTATTTGGCGGATTGATCACCAACAGCGGAACAATCGCTGGTCCGGTCACAGCCAAAACCGCTGACTGGATCGAAATCTACAACACTTTGGACGGTACCATCTCCAAAGCGTCCGGCAGCCCTTATGCGATTGAACTGCTGGGTGCTGGCGGCAAAAATTTCTACAACGATGGTCTGATTACCGGTGGTGTTCGCTTTGGAACGGGATGGGATTCGTTTTTCAACAGCGGGTTCGTTCAGGGCCAGATCAACCTTGGTAGTGGCGACGACCAGTTGGTCAACCAAATCATCCCAGGCATTGATGGCGGTGTCACGATCGGCACCATCACGGGTGGTGTCTTCATGGGAGCGGGCAAAGACACCGTTGTTAACACTGGCATTATGGCGAATGTTTCGCTGGGTGCCGGGGAAGACGAATATCGGGCGTCTCTGAGTGATTTCAGGGAGTTCCCTGCAACCGCTGACGGGATTGCTGATGCGGTTTTTGGTCAGGGCGGCAACGACCTGCTGATCGGCGGCAGGAATGCTGACAAATTTTTCGGCGGCACGGATGACGACCAATTGAACGGTTACGGTGGCAACGACCAACTTTTCGGCCAAGCTGGCAATGACACGCTCTTTGCAGGCGACGGAAACGACAAGGTCAACGGCGGCGGCGGAGACGATTTCATTGATGGCGGCAATAACAACGACAACCTGTCCGGCGCTGCGGGCAACGATACGATTTTTGCCGGAACTGGAAATGACAAGGTCAACGGCGGCAACGATGACGACATCATCCATGGTTACGCAGGCAATGACCAATTAAACGGCGGCAGCGGCAACGATACTATCCTGGGCGGTCTCGGGCGCGATACGATGACCGGCGGCGCTGGCGCGGACGAATTTGTCTTTGCTGCAAACTCAGGCAAAGACGTGATCCGCGATCTGGGCGCAGGCGATACGATCACCATCGATCTTCCACTGGATG is drawn from Sulfitobacter sp. S223 and contains these coding sequences:
- a CDS encoding calcium-binding protein, with the translated sequence MPIYFSEDSNRFEGENLYGETLARFDFSVFGGLITNSGTIAGPVTAKTADWIEIYNTLDGTISKASGSPYAIELLGAGGKNFYNDGLITGGVRFGTGWDSFFNSGFVQGQINLGSGDDQLVNQIIPGIDGGVTIGTITGGVFMGAGKDTVVNTGIMANVSLGAGEDEYRASLSDFREFPATADGIADAVFGQGGNDLLIGGRNADKFFGGTDDDQLNGYGGNDQLFGQAGNDTLFAGDGNDKVNGGGGDDFIDGGNNNDNLSGAAGNDTIFAGTGNDKVNGGNDDDIIHGYAGNDQLNGGSGNDTILGGLGRDTMTGGAGADEFVFAANSGKDVIRDLGAGDTITIDLPLDVFDGFTQIMSHTTFTGPHAVIDLSGLFNEVSEAPFIYHGSELTLLNVGFADLSPFTFGLLPDILIVG
- a CDS encoding ABC transporter ATP-binding protein translates to MTTQTTNMNANHAASAPAFLSVWDIHASYGESYIVQGVSFNVHEGEILALLGRNGAGKTSTLRTIAQIGDPQLTHGEVWLDHQPLHKMKSYEASAAGLALVPEDRRIIAGLTVEENLKLAQIAPPVGWSLERVYELFPRLGERKKQEGTTLSGGEQQMLAIARALCRDIKVLLLDEPYEGLAPVIVDEIEKTLSIIKAQGITTILVEQNAVRALKLADRAVILDTGGVVFDGTAQEVLENEALRAEYLAI
- a CDS encoding ABC transporter ATP-binding protein — translated: MGILEVKNVNKRFGGLQALGNVNLSIAENTVHAIIGPNGAGKSTLLNCLVGKLIPDTGSVMFDGQSVLGRKPYEINQMGISRVFQTPEIFGDLNVMENMLIPCFAKRDGAFSMHALGSIDSEQDVVEKAKKMLEDMNLYDKRDMHASSMSRGDKRRLEIAMCLSQEPRLLLLDEPTAGMARADTNNTIDLLKQIKEERDITIAIIEHDMHVVFSLAERITVLAQGTPLVEDTPDNIKGHPKVKEAYLGETQEV
- a CDS encoding substrate-binding protein; translated protein: MSTFNPTRRGLIKTGAFAGAGLALPTYLRAEAHAGYTNAPQGDTVTLGFNVPQSGPYADEGADELRAFELAVEHLNGEGDGGMLQTFSSKVLDGTGIMGKKVQFVTGDTQTKSDAARASAKSMIEKDGAVMISGGSSSGVAVAVQALCQEAGIIFMAGLTHANDTTGKDKRANGFRHFFNSYMSGAALAPILVNEYGADRKAYHLTADYNWGYTTEEAVRSSTEALGWETVNAVKTPLTQTDFSAYIAPVLQSGADVLVLNHYGGNMVNSLTNAVQFGLRDKMVNGKKFEIVVPLYSELMARGAGANIKGIVGSQNWDWSLEDKLGARYAGTNAFVKSFGTKYGFPPSQAAHTCYVQTLLYADAVTRGKSFNPCSVAEALAGFEFDGLGNGPTLYRADDHQCFKDVLVVKGKENPDNQYDLVEIVEVTPTEQVTYAPDHPQFAGGSLGTCNPGA
- a CDS encoding branched-chain amino acid ABC transporter permease, which gives rise to MDAILLQILNGLDKGSAYALIALGLTLIFGTLGVVNFAHGALFMIGAFCAVTFTNLLTLSHIVIDETRTDFLGNPMKVEVPYLYDLFGQETGDALIDWAVPLSILFAIPVMIAIGFIMERGLIKHFYKRPHADQILVTFGLAIVMAEIIKYYYGANPIPTPAPAAFAGSFDFGALLGFDPNTIIYPYWRLIYFGFAALVIGAVFAFLQFTTFGMVVRAGMADRETVGLLGINIDKRFTIMFGIAAAVAGLAGVMYAPINSPNYNMGMDFLVLSFVVVVVGGMGSLPGAVLAGFLLGILESFASMSVVLDLIPGINQIIIYLVAIIILLTRPRGLMGRKGVMED
- a CDS encoding branched-chain amino acid ABC transporter permease; amino-acid sequence: MLGLTKRDAGLLVIVAILCLFAPFLLNPFPEGSAMAQFNAGYPDLMQRLVIFGIFAIGFNILFGLTGYLSFGHAAFLGVGSYAAIWMMKLLTMNIIPAIFISVLVAGLFSLLVGWISLRRSGIYFSILTLAFAQMSYALAYSVLTPITGGETGLQPKFSDPRILDAVPADGRTPQANLFGLDMKATTEWNVGDWVFTFNAGYYVAALIMLIAFYLSIRIFRSPFGMMLRAVKSNQQRMNYTGLNSKPYTLAAFVISGMYAGLAGGLLVAMDTQVGAERMFWTASGEVVLMTILGGAGTLIGPVLGAGFIKYMENIVSKINKTVLEQWFAFLPDGIEDLLITLVYPFVGKGWHLTLGLLFMLVVIFLPGGLVEGGQRIGKLFGRKKADPNSPDGKTTPAE